A window of the Oryzias melastigma strain HK-1 linkage group LG11, ASM292280v2, whole genome shotgun sequence genome harbors these coding sequences:
- the cart4 gene encoding cocaine- and amphetamine-regulated transcript 4 codes for MESVRAVVYLSVCLTVMTSVCQSQRSSENQQLSEPALGLTTNELAEALQGLLDEADSNVGLSVEKKASVIPRCDVGERCAMKHGPRIGRLCDCLRGTACNTFFLRCY; via the exons ATGGAGAGCGTGCGAGCCGTCGTCTACCTGTCCGTCTGTCTGACCGTCATGACATcggtgtgtcaaagtcaaaggtCGTCTGAAAACCAGCAGCTTTCCGAGCCGGCTCTGGGACTCACGACCAACGAGCTG GCTGAAGCTCTGCAGGGTCTCCTGGACGAAGCTGACAGCAACGTCGGCCTCTCCGTGGAGAAGAAAGCCAGCGTCATCCCACGG TGTGACGTAGGCGAGCGCTGCGCCATGAAACACGGGCCTCGCATCGGGCGTCTCTGCGACTGCCTGCGCGGAACCGCCTGCAACACCTTCTTCCTGCGCTGCTACTGA